GATATTGATTTCTTCGCTCTCCAGCCGGGCCCGGGCAAACAGGCGCTGCAGCTTGGGCAAGAGCCGTCCCGGCTGCGCCGGGTTGTAGAAGCCGGTGTCGGTCATCACCTGCTCCAGATGTCCGAGCAGGCCGGCAATTTCGCGATGGCTTGCGGCCGGCGCGGCATAGACCACCTCACCGCCGACCAGCGGCGGCTGCCCGGCGAAGGCGCTCATCCGGCACTCGTAGCACATTACCTGCGCCGCTGAACCGAGGTTCAGCGAACTGAACTCGGGATTGGTCGGGATCGATGCAACCGCCTGACATTCGCTCATCTCGACATTGCTCAGGCCATAGGTTTCGTTGCCGAACACCATCGCCACCGGGCCGTGCCCGGCCTCGCCGAGCAAACGTTCGACGCCTTCGCGCGGACCACCTAGCGCCGGCCCGAGTTCGCGCGGCCGCGCCGACACCGCCAGCGCGAAGCAGGTATCCGCCAGCGCCGAGCGCAGATCGGGGACGACCCGCGCAGCCTGCAGCAGATCGACGGCACCGGTCGCCCGGGCATCGGCCTCGGCGTCCGGGAACTGACGCGGCTCGACCAGCCACAGATCGCTGAGCCCCATGGTCTTCATCGCCCGCGCCACAGCCCCGATATTGCCCGGGTGACTGGGTCGGCAAAGCACAACCCGGATACGGGCCAGCAGGTCTTCGGGTTTCATGGTGTAAAATCCTGTTTTTCCAAAATCCAGCGGGCGGCTCCCGGCCCCCCGTCAGCTCTTTAAGTCATGCATCCAGCCCTGAATATCGCCATCAAGGCGGCGCGTCGCGCCGGCCAGATCATCAATCGCGCTTCCAACGACCTCGACTCGCTCAAGGTCGCCAGCAAGCAGCCCAACGATTTCGTTACCGAAGTTGACCGCACTGCCGAAGCCGCGATCATCGAAACCCTGCAGGAGGCGTATCCGCATTACGCGATTCTAGCAGAGGAGACCGGCCACACCGCCGCCCGCTCCGGCCAGGAAGCCGAGTACCAGTGGATCATCGACCCGCTCGACGGCACCACCAACTTCATTCACGGCATGCCGCAGTACGCGATTTCGATTGCACTGGCCAAGGGTAATGTGATCGAACAAGCGGTGGTCTATGACCCCAACCGTAACGAACTGTTCACCGCGACCAAGGGCGCCGGCGCCTTCCTCAACGAGCGCCGCATCCGCGTGTCGCGCCGCCTCAAGCTAGGTGAGGCACTGATTGGCACCGGTTTCCCCTACCGCGAACTCGGCCACCTCGACACCTATCTGGCGATTTTCCGTGAACTGGTCGAAAAGACCGCCGGCCAGCGCCGCCCTGGCGCCGCCTCGCTCGATCTGGCCTACGTGGCCTGCGGCCGCTACGACGGTTTCTGGGAATTCGGCCTGTCGCCGTGGGACATGGCCGCCGGCGCACTGCTGATTTCCGAGGCCGGTGGCCTGGTCAGCGACCTGCGCGGTGATGCCAATTACCTCGACACCGGCAACATCGTCGCTGGCACGCCCAAGGTCTTCGCCCCGATGCTCAAGCTGATCCAGGATCGCCTGCCTGAATCCCTGCTCAATCGCGGCTAAGCGCCGCGACCGACACGCCCGACCGCCACCCTGACGACGGCGGGCGCTTTCCCTCCCCGGCTAATCCGTATTACCCTTTCGTTATAAACAAAACAACGAGGGGAAAGCCGATGAAAACCCTGGTCAATCGGCTGCAACATACGGGAGACCTGTGGGGAGGCATCGCCGCGATGCTGGTTGCCCTGCCGGCGGCCATCGCCTTTGGCGTCACCATCTACGCCGCCATCGGCCCCGAATTCGCGGCGCTCGGTGCCCTCGCC
This genomic window from Dechloromonas sp. ZY10 contains:
- a CDS encoding RNA methyltransferase; its protein translation is MKPEDLLARIRVVLCRPSHPGNIGAVARAMKTMGLSDLWLVEPRQFPDAEADARATGAVDLLQAARVVPDLRSALADTCFALAVSARPRELGPALGGPREGVERLLGEAGHGPVAMVFGNETYGLSNVEMSECQAVASIPTNPEFSSLNLGSAAQVMCYECRMSAFAGQPPLVGGEVVYAAPAASHREIAGLLGHLEQVMTDTGFYNPAQPGRLLPKLQRLFARARLESEEINILRGLLAATQKPTGHGRKN
- a CDS encoding inositol monophosphatase family protein, producing the protein MHPALNIAIKAARRAGQIINRASNDLDSLKVASKQPNDFVTEVDRTAEAAIIETLQEAYPHYAILAEETGHTAARSGQEAEYQWIIDPLDGTTNFIHGMPQYAISIALAKGNVIEQAVVYDPNRNELFTATKGAGAFLNERRIRVSRRLKLGEALIGTGFPYRELGHLDTYLAIFRELVEKTAGQRRPGAASLDLAYVACGRYDGFWEFGLSPWDMAAGALLISEAGGLVSDLRGDANYLDTGNIVAGTPKVFAPMLKLIQDRLPESLLNRG